One Lysinibacillus sp. OF-1 DNA segment encodes these proteins:
- a CDS encoding P1 family peptidase, whose protein sequence is MFGNITDVPGVKVGHRENKEGITGCTVLLVESGAVCGVDVRGSAPGTRETDALDPINEIDRVHAICLAGGSAFGLDAATGVMQFLAEQGIGVDAGVAKIPIVPSAVLFDLFIGDPHARPTAQMGYEAAQAAQVGPFTNGNIGAGYGATIGKLAGPNFAMKGGLGSASYAGKDGLVAGAIVAVNAVGDVKDPATRKILAGARDAHSGQWVDCCAYLEQHAQSEALAGTNTTIGVVAVNAKLTKAEAKKIAQLTQNALARTIYPVHTMLDGDTIFVLGTGDQPYALDYLGHLATKVMEEAILAGIKGADKLADVESYTSIQR, encoded by the coding sequence ATGTTTGGCAATATAACGGATGTGCCAGGTGTCAAAGTCGGACATCGTGAAAATAAGGAAGGGATTACAGGCTGCACGGTGCTATTAGTAGAAAGTGGGGCGGTGTGTGGAGTGGATGTTCGAGGCTCTGCACCAGGCACTCGTGAAACAGATGCATTAGACCCTATTAATGAAATTGATCGAGTCCACGCCATCTGTTTAGCTGGGGGCAGCGCCTTCGGATTAGATGCTGCCACAGGTGTCATGCAATTTTTAGCCGAGCAAGGAATTGGCGTCGATGCAGGTGTGGCAAAAATACCGATTGTGCCGAGTGCTGTTCTCTTTGACTTATTTATCGGTGATCCTCATGCTCGACCTACTGCGCAAATGGGCTATGAAGCGGCACAAGCAGCACAAGTTGGCCCATTTACCAATGGCAATATAGGTGCTGGCTATGGCGCAACTATTGGCAAACTAGCAGGACCTAATTTTGCGATGAAGGGTGGGCTTGGTAGTGCTTCCTATGCGGGGAAAGATGGTCTCGTAGCAGGAGCCATCGTGGCAGTGAATGCCGTGGGAGATGTCAAGGACCCTGCTACACGGAAAATTTTAGCAGGAGCCAGAGATGCGCATTCTGGTCAGTGGGTGGATTGCTGTGCCTATTTAGAGCAGCATGCACAATCAGAGGCATTAGCTGGCACTAATACAACGATCGGTGTGGTAGCAGTGAATGCCAAGTTAACGAAGGCAGAGGCTAAAAAAATTGCACAGCTTACGCAAAATGCTTTAGCACGAACGATTTATCCCGTTCATACCATGCTGGATGGCGATACGATTTTTGTGCTAGGGACAGGCGATCAACCTTATGCACTTGATTATCTAGGACATTTAGCAACAAAGGTAATGGAGGAAGCCATTCTCGCTGGCATTAAAGGCGCTGATAAATTGGCAGATGTTGAAAGCTATACAAGCATTCAAAGATAG
- a CDS encoding ABC transporter substrate-binding protein, whose translation MQWKKRGLMLVTLLLAIIMTACSGDGKKNTTGSSSIDGQTVADVPQEIVVRVNDDPDFLDPHKATASISYQMILNLFEGLMAPETDGSLKEGLAESYDISEDGLTYTFKIRQGVKFHNGDDLTMEDIQYSFDRLMGKNGGEKMSNNFDNVASTEAPDATTFIIKLKEPNSNFLYSLTARQSAIIPKSNDGKHNENPIGTGPFAFVKYAPGTNLELKKNEQYWQEGLPYLNKVTFAFQSDDQAAIMSLMANEVDLTSVPWHRVGEVEGSYNLSHQNNNSSLIVTFNETKAPFDNVKVRQAINYAISKSDIIDSVFAGYAVPLGSNMSPAMGDFQKKGLESMYERDVEKAKALLAEAGYPDGFKTKITVSSHNDIYSNIAQIVVANLQEIGIDVEIEVVEWGIWLDRVYFGRDYEMTTIDLTGRASAFEILNDYISTNDSENFFLFKNEEYDKIMADVLKETDQAKQIDYYHRAQEILAEQATAVYIADYQIVWGTDKQVTGLKSYPFWFHDMSEVKFSN comes from the coding sequence ATGCAATGGAAAAAAAGAGGACTGATGCTCGTGACATTGTTATTAGCAATTATCATGACAGCATGTTCAGGTGATGGAAAGAAAAATACGACAGGTTCAAGTTCTATAGATGGTCAAACGGTAGCCGATGTTCCACAGGAAATCGTTGTACGTGTCAATGACGATCCAGATTTTTTAGATCCACATAAGGCTACAGCGTCTATTTCCTATCAAATGATTCTTAATCTGTTTGAAGGGCTTATGGCACCTGAAACGGATGGTTCCTTGAAAGAGGGGCTTGCAGAGAGCTACGACATCTCAGAGGATGGTTTAACGTATACGTTTAAAATACGCCAAGGTGTGAAGTTTCATAATGGTGATGATTTAACGATGGAGGATATCCAATATTCCTTTGACCGTTTAATGGGGAAAAATGGTGGGGAGAAAATGTCTAATAACTTTGATAATGTGGCATCTACGGAGGCACCTGATGCGACTACATTTATTATCAAGTTAAAAGAGCCGAACTCTAATTTCTTGTATTCATTAACAGCAAGACAATCAGCTATTATTCCTAAAAGTAATGATGGTAAGCATAATGAAAACCCAATTGGGACAGGACCATTTGCCTTTGTAAAATACGCACCTGGCACCAATTTAGAGCTCAAGAAAAATGAGCAGTATTGGCAGGAAGGATTGCCTTATTTGAATAAAGTAACCTTTGCCTTCCAATCAGATGATCAGGCAGCCATTATGAGCTTGATGGCGAATGAGGTAGATTTAACGAGTGTTCCTTGGCATCGTGTTGGTGAGGTAGAGGGTAGCTATAATTTATCCCATCAAAATAATAACTCATCATTAATCGTTACTTTTAACGAAACAAAGGCACCTTTTGATAATGTGAAGGTTCGTCAAGCGATCAATTACGCCATTAGTAAATCCGATATTATTGATTCTGTATTTGCGGGCTATGCTGTTCCTCTTGGATCTAATATGAGTCCAGCAATGGGAGACTTCCAAAAGAAGGGCTTAGAAAGCATGTATGAGCGAGATGTGGAAAAAGCGAAAGCCTTATTAGCGGAAGCGGGTTATCCTGATGGCTTTAAAACAAAAATAACGGTGTCTTCACATAATGATATTTACTCAAATATTGCCCAAATTGTAGTGGCTAATTTGCAGGAAATTGGCATTGATGTAGAAATTGAAGTAGTTGAATGGGGTATCTGGCTAGATCGTGTGTACTTTGGTCGCGACTATGAGATGACAACGATTGATTTAACAGGTCGTGCATCTGCCTTTGAAATTTTGAATGACTATATCTCCACAAATGATAGTGAAAACTTCTTCCTGTTTAAAAACGAAGAATACGACAAAATTATGGCTGATGTCTTGAAGGAAACTGATCAAGCTAAACAAATCGACTACTACCATCGTGCACAGGAAATTTTAGCAGAGCAAGCCACTGCGGTTTACATTGCTGATTATCAAATCGTGTGGGGTACTGACAAACAAGTGACGGGGCTTAAAAGTTATCCATTCTGGTTCCATGATATGTCTGAGGTTAAGTTTTCAAACTAG
- a CDS encoding ABC transporter permease has translation MMYILRRIILLIITILLVSIITFGVFQILPGDPVRTMLGTEADPTQIENLRSELGLDRPLYEQYVDWMKGLLTGQLGNSIRFSMPVKELLFDRLPVTMSLAGLTLIMVLIISLPLGMFAARRQNKLSDVSLSTMTQIGMAVPSFWLGMMLILYIGLQFSFFKISGYIPWTQSIAGALSTLILPALTIAIPQIAVNFRYVRTAILEQVQLDYVRTIRSKGMSEQNVMYKHVLKNSMIPILTVFGLIMAEVVAGTIIVEQVFSLPGIGQLLITAISNRDFPLVQGIVMYITVAVVMINFIVDVLYSVLDPRIRLR, from the coding sequence ATGATGTATATCCTACGTCGAATCATCCTGTTAATAATCACCATCCTTCTAGTATCCATCATTACATTTGGCGTTTTTCAAATATTACCTGGTGATCCGGTTCGCACGATGTTAGGGACGGAGGCGGATCCCACACAAATTGAAAATTTACGATCTGAGCTCGGCTTGGATCGTCCTCTTTATGAACAATATGTAGATTGGATGAAGGGCTTATTGACAGGGCAATTAGGGAATTCCATTCGATTTTCCATGCCAGTAAAAGAATTATTATTTGATCGACTTCCTGTCACCATGTCATTAGCAGGGCTTACCCTTATTATGGTCTTAATCATTTCCTTACCTTTAGGGATGTTTGCTGCAAGAAGACAAAATAAATTAAGTGATGTGTCATTATCCACTATGACGCAAATTGGGATGGCAGTACCATCCTTTTGGCTAGGGATGATGCTTATTCTTTACATTGGCTTACAGTTTAGCTTCTTTAAAATTAGTGGCTATATTCCTTGGACCCAAAGTATAGCAGGAGCACTTAGCACGCTTATTCTTCCAGCTTTAACGATTGCCATTCCACAAATTGCGGTGAATTTCCGTTATGTCCGTACAGCTATTCTAGAACAAGTCCAACTCGATTATGTCCGTACAATTCGCAGTAAAGGGATGTCTGAACAAAATGTAATGTATAAGCATGTATTAAAAAATTCGATGATCCCGATTTTAACGGTTTTTGGTTTGATCATGGCAGAGGTAGTAGCAGGAACGATTATTGTGGAGCAGGTGTTTTCCTTGCCAGGTATCGGTCAGCTACTAATTACGGCTATTAGTAATCGTGATTTTCCACTTGTGCAGGGGATTGTCATGTATATTACAGTAGCTGTCGTCATGATTAATTTTATCGTTGATGTTTTATATTCTGTGTTGGACCCTAGAATTCGATTACGTTAA
- a CDS encoding ABC transporter permease, whose product MKQLQRYTKKINLVIGLLVIVGFLLVMLVSFFYTPHDVNAMNIPEKLRGPGGAYMFGTDEFGRDIFSRIMKGTQTAFAVGLLTVAIGTVFGILIGGIAGYIGGWIDEIFMRTMDALMAFPGIILALMLVAVFGPGITNTAIALGIIAIPAIARIARSGFVQQRDSEYVLAAKLIGVKPYSIMFRHILPNISSQIIVAATVTFATAMLAEAALSYLGLGVQPPNPSWGRMLKDSQAYLIGAPWYTYAPGGAITILVLGLYMLSNALRDFMDPRSKS is encoded by the coding sequence ATGAAACAACTACAGCGCTATACTAAAAAAATCAATTTAGTCATTGGTCTCCTCGTTATTGTCGGCTTTTTGCTCGTCATGCTTGTTAGTTTCTTTTATACACCACATGATGTCAATGCGATGAATATACCTGAAAAATTGCGTGGACCTGGTGGTGCCTATATGTTTGGAACAGATGAATTCGGGCGTGATATTTTTAGCCGCATTATGAAGGGGACACAAACAGCCTTTGCTGTGGGTCTATTAACCGTGGCAATTGGAACGGTGTTTGGCATTCTTATCGGTGGTATTGCGGGCTATATTGGTGGCTGGATCGATGAAATCTTTATGCGGACGATGGACGCTTTAATGGCTTTTCCAGGCATTATTTTAGCCTTAATGCTTGTAGCAGTATTCGGTCCAGGGATTACAAATACCGCTATAGCGCTTGGCATTATCGCTATTCCAGCTATTGCAAGGATTGCACGTAGTGGCTTTGTGCAGCAACGTGACTCGGAATATGTACTGGCAGCGAAATTAATCGGGGTCAAGCCTTATAGCATTATGTTCCGCCATATTTTACCGAACATTTCGTCGCAAATTATTGTGGCTGCAACCGTGACATTTGCGACGGCGATGTTAGCCGAGGCAGCACTAAGCTATTTAGGGCTTGGAGTACAACCACCAAACCCTAGCTGGGGCAGAATGTTAAAAGATTCACAAGCCTATTTAATCGGTGCCCCTTGGTATACGTATGCGCCAGGAGGAGCCATTACCATTCTTGTTCTTGGTTTATATATGCTCAGTAATGCTTTACGAGATTTTATGGACCCACGTTCAAAATCGTAA
- a CDS encoding PucR family transcriptional regulator yields the protein MAKHPLLVRDVLKRKHFESAKLIAGQHGLDRQVLWTHILEIKDFDTLINGGELILTTGVGLQLERETQIAYLQNLIRNEAAGLCIEIGDYFDHVPVELIAMANAHHFPIIIFEDIVRFIDITQDLHTYIINQHQQALTQLDTLSKTFMELSLMPNGILKILQVLHQDTDAPFLFVSEDTKSFYYPVEAKKYLRVMEEHCQQLEIQEPLHLLSIDKDHFVIIPVNGLGQVWGYLCMHSGLPKPSDYTLLNLERATMSIAHILMRNRMLQERQQSREDEFILALIQGQPVDIPYYQSYLPIESRNLFYRVVVFNLHDKANTVSEEEWQEIQLQNAMYIRSILKKLGFFPTVSVRQHEIIILAFFIAADYMKDNRDSFDQAISQIIGRKAAQFFEQLILSCGISNVYQSIESVHLGYKEAKSAIQMQHQQLASSIYYKDLGVYRLLLQQDQTALLQFVKDYLQEILLLDQKSSLDLFQTLAVYLACNGAKNDTAEQLFIVRQTLYKRIERLESILGADFLQAPHRLNIEMAVKAYELLQKTAPDLLRF from the coding sequence ATGGCGAAACATCCTCTACTCGTACGTGATGTCCTCAAGCGCAAGCATTTTGAATCAGCGAAGCTTATCGCTGGGCAGCATGGTCTTGATCGCCAAGTTTTATGGACACATATATTAGAAATCAAAGATTTTGATACATTAATTAATGGTGGTGAATTGATTTTAACTACTGGTGTTGGTTTACAGCTCGAACGTGAAACACAAATCGCCTACTTACAAAACCTTATTCGCAATGAAGCTGCTGGTCTTTGTATAGAAATTGGAGACTATTTCGATCATGTCCCTGTAGAATTGATTGCTATGGCGAACGCCCATCATTTCCCAATTATTATTTTTGAAGACATTGTACGATTTATCGATATTACGCAAGATTTACACACGTACATAATTAATCAACACCAGCAGGCACTAACACAGCTAGATACACTCTCCAAAACATTTATGGAATTATCGTTAATGCCAAATGGAATTTTAAAAATATTACAAGTTCTCCACCAAGATACGGATGCGCCCTTTTTATTTGTCTCAGAAGATACAAAAAGCTTTTATTATCCTGTGGAGGCTAAAAAATACTTGCGTGTTATGGAGGAGCATTGTCAGCAGTTAGAAATACAAGAGCCTCTGCACCTTTTATCCATTGATAAGGATCATTTTGTCATCATCCCTGTGAATGGACTTGGACAAGTTTGGGGCTATTTATGTATGCATTCTGGACTGCCAAAGCCGAGTGATTACACCTTGTTGAATCTAGAACGGGCTACGATGTCAATAGCCCATATTTTAATGCGTAATCGCATGCTGCAGGAGCGACAGCAAAGCCGTGAGGATGAATTTATCCTTGCCTTAATTCAAGGACAGCCCGTTGATATACCATACTATCAAAGCTATTTGCCAATCGAGAGTCGTAATTTATTTTACCGAGTCGTCGTATTCAATCTTCATGATAAAGCTAATACAGTGTCTGAAGAAGAGTGGCAGGAAATACAGCTCCAAAATGCCATGTATATTCGCTCAATTTTAAAAAAGCTCGGATTTTTCCCTACTGTTTCGGTACGACAGCATGAGATTATTATTTTAGCCTTTTTTATTGCCGCAGATTATATGAAAGACAATCGTGATTCCTTCGATCAAGCCATTTCACAGATTATAGGGAGAAAAGCAGCACAGTTTTTTGAACAGCTTATCCTTAGCTGTGGCATTAGCAATGTCTATCAGTCGATTGAAAGTGTTCATCTTGGCTATAAAGAGGCGAAATCGGCCATTCAAATGCAACATCAGCAATTGGCTAGCTCCATCTACTATAAGGATCTAGGTGTCTATCGATTATTATTACAGCAGGATCAGACAGCTCTCCTACAATTTGTGAAAGATTATTTACAAGAGATATTGTTATTAGATCAAAAAAGTAGCCTTGATTTATTTCAAACATTAGCTGTTTATTTGGCCTGTAACGGGGCTAAAAATGATACGGCAGAACAGCTGTTTATCGTCCGTCAAACACTCTATAAACGAATTGAACGGCTAGAAAGTATATTAGGTGCTGATTTTTTACAAGCTCCCCATCGCCTCAATATTGAAATGGCTGTTAAGGCATATGAACTCTTACAAAAAACAGCACCTGATTTGTTACGATTTTGA
- a CDS encoding aspartate aminotransferase family protein: MEQNDQFTHDLQQKDHENVWHHMSMYNDNAPPIIEQGEGAWITDSLGNRFLDGMSGLWAVNVGYGRERLAKVAYEQLKKLCYAPLTQSHEPAIRLAEKMNSLLEDDYMMFYSNSSSDANEVAFKLIRQYHQQNGEGTRYKIIARYRGYHGSSLGALAATGQALRKYKYEPLTPGFLHVAPPDHYRRPKGQPVEAYSLACAREIEEKIIWEQKETIAAVIMEPLITGGGVLIPHPTYVKEVERICRRHGVLLIIDEVICGFGRTGMLFGHQHFDIRPDVITMGKGLTSAYLPLSITAVRKDIYEKFKEMDGYSHFRHINTFGGNPAACAVALENIKIIEEEGLVQRARDLGIQLLHDLQDLLELPFVGDIRGLGLLIGIELVEDKPSQAPAKPERIAKIIADCQANGLIVGRNGETVEGYHHIIILSPPLCCTDEDLDFMVAVLKRVLAANV; encoded by the coding sequence ATGGAGCAGAACGATCAATTCACACATGATTTACAGCAAAAAGACCATGAAAATGTTTGGCATCATATGTCTATGTACAATGACAATGCGCCCCCTATTATTGAACAGGGAGAAGGAGCATGGATTACCGATAGTTTAGGCAACCGCTTTTTAGATGGCATGTCAGGCTTATGGGCAGTGAACGTAGGCTATGGCCGTGAGCGTCTTGCTAAAGTTGCGTATGAGCAACTGAAAAAGCTATGCTATGCCCCTTTAACCCAAAGTCATGAACCGGCCATCAGACTCGCTGAAAAAATGAACAGCTTACTAGAAGATGACTATATGATGTTTTATTCCAATAGCAGTTCGGACGCGAATGAAGTAGCCTTTAAGCTAATACGTCAATACCATCAACAAAATGGGGAAGGAACTCGTTATAAAATCATTGCTCGTTATCGAGGTTATCATGGCAGTTCACTGGGGGCATTGGCAGCCACAGGACAGGCCTTACGTAAATATAAATATGAACCCTTAACACCAGGCTTTTTGCATGTTGCCCCACCTGATCATTATCGTCGACCAAAAGGGCAGCCCGTGGAGGCGTATAGTTTAGCATGTGCTCGTGAAATCGAGGAAAAGATCATTTGGGAGCAAAAAGAAACAATAGCGGCCGTTATTATGGAGCCACTGATTACTGGTGGTGGCGTTCTTATTCCACACCCTACTTATGTTAAGGAAGTCGAGCGCATTTGTAGACGACATGGGGTATTACTTATCATTGATGAAGTCATATGTGGCTTTGGACGAACAGGGATGCTATTTGGTCATCAGCATTTTGACATTCGACCAGATGTCATTACTATGGGAAAGGGGTTAACAAGTGCCTACCTACCGTTATCCATCACGGCTGTACGCAAAGACATTTATGAAAAATTTAAAGAGATGGACGGCTATAGTCATTTTCGGCATATTAATACGTTTGGTGGTAATCCAGCAGCCTGTGCAGTGGCTTTAGAAAATATAAAAATCATAGAAGAAGAAGGGCTCGTACAGCGCGCAAGAGATTTGGGTATACAATTGCTACATGATTTGCAAGACTTATTGGAGCTACCCTTTGTTGGAGATATACGAGGGCTTGGGTTGCTCATAGGCATCGAGCTTGTCGAAGATAAACCATCACAAGCACCCGCAAAGCCAGAGCGAATAGCGAAAATTATAGCTGATTGTCAAGCAAACGGGTTAATTGTTGGGAGAAATGGCGAAACAGTAGAGGGCTATCATCATATCATTATATTAAGTCCGCCACTTTGCTGTACTGATGAAGATCTTGATTTTATGGTAGCCGTGTTAAAAAGAGTATTGGCAGCCAATGTTTAG
- a CDS encoding MarR family winged helix-turn-helix transcriptional regulator: protein MKEILREIGAIARALDSISNIEFKELDLTKGQYLYVIRICENPGIIQEKVAELLKVDRTTASRAIQKLETKGFIEKRIEQGNKKNKLLFPTAKSLEIYPFLKREGEYSNARALAGFSTGEIDSIHNLLTRVLHNIEIDWEDVKKGHKRHY, encoded by the coding sequence ATGAAAGAAATTTTACGTGAAATAGGTGCTATTGCACGGGCATTAGACTCAATTAGTAATATTGAATTTAAGGAGTTGGATTTAACAAAGGGACAATATTTATATGTCATCCGAATTTGTGAAAATCCTGGTATCATTCAAGAAAAAGTTGCAGAGCTATTAAAGGTGGATCGTACGACTGCTTCGCGGGCTATTCAAAAATTAGAGACCAAGGGCTTTATTGAAAAGCGTATTGAACAAGGAAATAAAAAAAATAAATTGCTCTTCCCAACAGCAAAAAGCTTAGAGATTTATCCTTTCTTGAAACGAGAGGGCGAATATTCCAATGCTCGTGCACTTGCAGGTTTTTCCACTGGAGAGATTGACAGCATCCACAATCTACTAACGCGTGTTTTGCATAACATCGAGATTGACTGGGAGGATGTAAAAAAGGGGCATAAACGACACTATTAA
- a CDS encoding GNAT family N-acetyltransferase: protein MSIKKVTTEEELQTAFDFRRHVFIEEQQVPEVEEYDEFDSLDAPCDHILVYYKEQPVGTGRLRIVEGYGKLERICILEQYRKFGLGKEIIMGLEQIARDKGLTKVKLNAQSYAEGFYEKLGYQREGEEFMDCGIPHILMKKYW from the coding sequence ATGAGCATAAAAAAAGTGACAACTGAAGAAGAATTACAAACAGCGTTCGATTTTCGTCGACATGTTTTTATTGAAGAACAACAAGTACCTGAGGTAGAAGAGTACGATGAATTTGATTCGCTCGATGCACCATGTGATCATATTCTTGTGTATTACAAGGAGCAACCTGTTGGAACAGGCAGGCTTCGCATTGTGGAGGGCTATGGCAAACTAGAACGTATTTGTATATTGGAACAATACCGTAAATTTGGCCTGGGGAAAGAAATCATTATGGGCTTAGAGCAAATCGCACGAGACAAAGGTTTAACAAAAGTAAAGCTGAATGCCCAGTCCTATGCAGAAGGTTTTTATGAAAAATTAGGCTACCAGCGTGAAGGCGAAGAATTCATGGATTGTGGCATCCCACATATTTTAATGAAAAAATATTGGTAG
- a CDS encoding RDD family protein, protein MEPITKRRTAAFLIDTAISTAVTLGVEYFLRKKVKNEVVHALVTPTAVLWALEYAQLRQNGQTIGYKAMKLALENEDGHPLSDGQIIKRMAYRDTLSTFDYLKNRQTFEQQHGQRLPHDNFAGTIVKEK, encoded by the coding sequence ATGGAGCCGATCACAAAAAGACGAACAGCAGCATTTTTAATCGATACAGCGATATCAACCGCAGTCACGTTGGGTGTTGAATATTTCCTACGAAAAAAAGTGAAAAACGAAGTCGTTCATGCGCTCGTTACGCCAACAGCCGTGCTATGGGCACTAGAATATGCACAGCTCCGTCAAAATGGACAAACCATTGGCTACAAAGCAATGAAACTGGCACTCGAAAATGAAGATGGCCATCCACTATCAGACGGTCAAATAATTAAACGAATGGCTTATCGAGACACCCTCAGTACGTTTGATTATCTAAAAAATCGCCAGACCTTTGAGCAACAGCATGGACAACGTCTACCTCATGACAATTTCGCAGGTACGATTGTCAAAGAAAAATAA
- a CDS encoding carbohydrate kinase family protein, whose translation MSKLFTIGELLIDFTPTEQHGSLADIEHFTKHAGGAPANVAAVCAKLGQQAALLTQVGQDAFGDFLIKTLQQTGVDTQYIRQTADGETSLAFVSLNGHGERDFQFYRRHAADLLYKQDYLPLQLLTAQDIVHFCSVNLVESPMKQAHLAFIEQAHQAGSLVSFDPNVRLPLWQDETACRATILAFLPKAHIVKLSEEELLFLTAVEEEQAAVQALFQGHVAVIIITHGAAGATLYTKKLHVKAPAKEVQTVDTTGAGDAFIGAVLSKFLQHQLAVADVETYCEQHAMSLLTFANRYAGISTTKHGAIPSYPVLPLEINQD comes from the coding sequence ATGAGCAAGCTCTTTACTATAGGGGAATTACTAATTGATTTTACGCCAACAGAGCAGCATGGCTCCCTTGCCGATATCGAGCACTTTACTAAACATGCGGGTGGTGCACCTGCAAATGTAGCAGCGGTCTGTGCAAAGCTAGGTCAGCAGGCAGCTCTTCTAACACAGGTCGGTCAGGATGCCTTTGGCGATTTCCTAATAAAAACGTTACAGCAAACAGGTGTAGACACGCAGTACATTCGCCAAACAGCTGATGGAGAAACAAGTCTTGCTTTTGTCTCATTAAATGGTCACGGTGAGCGTGATTTTCAATTTTATCGCCGACATGCTGCGGACTTATTGTACAAGCAAGACTATCTCCCCTTACAATTACTCACTGCACAAGATATCGTTCATTTTTGCTCTGTTAATCTTGTGGAAAGCCCTATGAAGCAAGCACATCTTGCTTTTATTGAACAGGCACATCAAGCAGGTAGTCTTGTTTCCTTTGATCCGAATGTGCGCTTACCTTTATGGCAGGATGAGACTGCGTGTCGGGCAACCATCCTCGCCTTTCTACCTAAAGCACATATTGTGAAGCTTTCAGAGGAGGAGCTATTGTTTTTAACAGCAGTAGAGGAGGAACAGGCGGCTGTCCAAGCATTATTTCAGGGGCATGTAGCCGTCATCATCATTACACATGGCGCTGCTGGGGCTACTTTATATACGAAAAAGCTTCATGTAAAGGCTCCTGCTAAGGAGGTACAAACTGTCGATACAACAGGGGCTGGAGATGCATTTATTGGGGCAGTTTTAAGTAAATTCCTTCAACATCAACTAGCAGTAGCTGATGTTGAAACCTATTGCGAACAGCATGCGATGTCCCTGCTCACTTTTGCAAACCGTTATGCAGGGATTTCGACAACGAAGCATGGGGCCATTCCCTCTTATCCCGTATTGCCATTGGAAATAAATCAAGATTAA
- a CDS encoding DMT family transporter — translation MNISAMIKLTVSMALFGSIGFFTVHTGVPATELVFVRCICATLFLGGMWLITGGHKSEVWDKKEILQTIICGVFIVLNWVFLFKAFEEMSISIAISIYNLAPIFVLILGAIFLKEKMTIQALVATITCFIGSIFIIGLHNFVSFSEFMQSGFVWALLSAVFYALTMLTSKTITKLSSYALTYIQTTVGIVILLPFIDFSLFEGLTTSNWFYILGTGFIHTGFVYYLFFDSIRNLTTILVSVLVFVDPVVAILLDMLLLDFMPSIMQTLGILLIFGGIFYTVYIPKKKRLPQEASS, via the coding sequence ATGAACATCTCCGCAATGATTAAACTAACCGTCTCCATGGCACTGTTTGGTTCCATAGGCTTTTTTACGGTTCATACTGGTGTTCCTGCTACAGAGCTTGTCTTTGTTCGATGCATTTGTGCCACCCTCTTTCTAGGAGGAATGTGGCTTATTACAGGGGGGCATAAATCAGAGGTTTGGGATAAGAAGGAAATTCTCCAAACAATTATTTGTGGCGTCTTTATCGTTTTAAACTGGGTATTTTTATTTAAAGCCTTTGAAGAAATGTCGATTTCGATTGCCATTTCCATCTATAATTTAGCTCCTATTTTTGTCTTAATTTTAGGCGCTATCTTTTTAAAGGAAAAAATGACCATTCAAGCACTTGTAGCAACCATCACTTGCTTTATTGGTAGTATTTTCATCATTGGTCTCCATAATTTTGTGTCTTTCTCAGAGTTTATGCAATCTGGTTTTGTGTGGGCATTACTGTCAGCGGTCTTTTATGCCCTCACCATGCTAACAAGCAAAACCATTACGAAGCTTAGCTCCTATGCGTTAACCTATATTCAAACAACGGTTGGTATCGTCATACTACTGCCTTTCATCGACTTCTCCTTGTTTGAGGGATTAACCACTTCCAATTGGTTTTATATTTTGGGCACAGGCTTTATTCATACAGGATTTGTTTACTATTTATTTTTTGATAGTATTCGCAATCTTACGACCATTCTTGTATCCGTATTAGTGTTCGTTGACCCTGTTGTCGCGATTTTACTGGATATGCTGTTGCTTGATTTTATGCCAAGCATTATGCAAACGTTAGGTATCCTGCTTATTTTCGGAGGTATTTTCTATACAGTTTACATTCCGAAGAAAAAGCGGCTGCCACAGGAGGCATCCTCATGA